A genome region from Bradyrhizobium sp. WSM1417 includes the following:
- a CDS encoding FAD-binding and (Fe-S)-binding domain-containing protein: MTNASSLERRLRAEMTGDVLFDRFSRGRYATDASFYQIVPAGVVVPRTMDEALRALAIARDDGRKVTPRGGGTSQCGQTVNDGLLVDLSKHLNRILSLDVEGRTCVVEPGIVLDDLNRQLKKHGLWFPVDVSTASRATIGGMAGNNSCGGRSLRYGTMRDNTLSMEAALADGTLSRFGEVSRDLSDLDANDSARALFRDMLDLGAREAGEIAARFPKVQRRVGGYNLDALVPRNARNNMAHLLVGSEGTLAFTTKVELKLWPVIRNKALGICHFGSFYEAMDAAQHLVKLKPIAVELVDRTMLALGRDIAMFRPIISAAIKGDPDAVLVVEFAEEDQADNLVRLKQLGELMGDLGFGWNNDKRKWGGVVDITEPALQSGIADFRAAGLNVMMSMKQEGKPVSFVEDCAVPLPHLADYTARLSEVFAKHGTSGTMYAHASEGCLHVRPVLNLKLEKDVKAMRSIAEEAFELVREYKGSHSGEHGDGLVRSEFHETMFGERLVVDFREVKQRFDPEGVLNPGKIVDAPKMDDRSLFRFKPEYRVAELKTKLDWSAYPGAGGGFQGAVEMCNNNGACRKLEGGVMCPSYRATRNEKDVTRGRANTLRLAISGQLGAGALSSDEMMETLKLCVSCKACRHECPTGVDMAKMKIEVLAARAASHGLTLRDRLVGYLPRYAGLASRFAPLANWRNRSPLLRKLLERFAGISARRALPAFRSDVFVPPAESVGLEAGREVVLFADTFNRIYERENLEAALRVLAAGGYRVHLPKPASGSRPLCCGRTFLSAGLVDEARSELDRLVAAFAPFATRGVPIVGLEPSCLLTLRDELASLRKDDDAKAVGAHALTFEEFLAREAEAGRLQLPLGAIADKALVHGHCHQKSFGAFKPVEQVLRLIPRLEVETIESSCCGMAGAFGYGADTYDASIEMAELSLLPAVRRADQKTVVVADGTSCRHQIHDGAQREALHVARVLALSLDRAKTQSTTPPIAKETSHG, from the coding sequence ATGACAAACGCCTCCTCGCTCGAACGGCGCCTGCGCGCGGAAATGACCGGCGACGTCCTGTTCGATCGCTTCAGCCGCGGCCGTTACGCCACCGACGCCTCGTTCTATCAGATCGTGCCCGCGGGCGTGGTTGTGCCCAGGACCATGGACGAGGCCTTGCGGGCGCTGGCGATCGCCCGGGACGACGGACGGAAGGTCACCCCGCGCGGCGGTGGCACCTCGCAATGCGGCCAGACCGTCAATGACGGCCTCCTGGTCGATCTCTCGAAGCACCTGAACCGGATCCTGTCACTCGACGTCGAAGGACGCACCTGCGTGGTCGAGCCGGGCATCGTGCTCGACGACCTCAACCGCCAGCTGAAGAAACACGGCCTCTGGTTTCCGGTCGACGTCTCCACGGCCTCGCGCGCCACCATCGGCGGCATGGCCGGCAACAATTCCTGCGGCGGGCGTAGCCTGCGCTACGGCACCATGCGCGACAACACGCTGTCGATGGAGGCCGCGCTTGCCGATGGCACGCTGAGCCGCTTCGGCGAGGTGTCGCGCGATCTTTCCGATCTCGATGCGAACGACAGCGCCCGCGCCCTGTTCCGCGATATGCTCGATCTCGGCGCCCGCGAGGCCGGGGAGATCGCCGCACGCTTTCCTAAAGTGCAGCGCCGTGTCGGTGGCTACAATCTCGATGCGCTGGTGCCGCGCAATGCACGCAACAACATGGCGCATCTGCTGGTGGGCTCCGAGGGAACGCTTGCCTTCACCACCAAGGTCGAGCTGAAGCTGTGGCCTGTGATCCGCAACAAGGCGCTCGGCATCTGTCATTTCGGCAGTTTTTACGAGGCGATGGACGCGGCCCAGCATCTGGTCAAGCTCAAGCCGATCGCGGTCGAGCTGGTCGACCGCACCATGCTGGCACTCGGCCGCGACATCGCGATGTTCCGGCCGATCATCTCCGCCGCGATCAAGGGTGATCCGGATGCGGTGCTCGTGGTCGAGTTCGCCGAGGAGGATCAGGCGGACAACCTCGTGCGCCTTAAGCAGCTCGGCGAGCTGATGGGCGATCTCGGCTTCGGCTGGAACAACGACAAGCGCAAATGGGGCGGCGTGGTGGACATCACCGAGCCCGCGCTCCAGAGCGGGATCGCCGATTTCCGCGCCGCCGGCCTCAACGTCATGATGTCGATGAAGCAGGAGGGCAAGCCGGTCTCCTTCGTCGAGGACTGCGCCGTGCCGCTGCCGCATCTCGCCGACTACACCGCGCGGCTGAGCGAGGTGTTCGCCAAGCACGGCACCAGCGGCACGATGTATGCTCACGCCTCCGAAGGCTGCCTGCATGTGCGGCCGGTGCTGAATTTGAAGCTGGAGAAGGACGTCAAGGCGATGCGGTCCATCGCCGAGGAAGCCTTCGAACTGGTGCGCGAATACAAGGGCTCGCATTCCGGCGAGCATGGCGACGGCCTGGTGCGCTCCGAATTCCACGAAACGATGTTTGGCGAGCGTCTCGTCGTCGACTTCCGGGAGGTGAAGCAGCGCTTTGATCCCGAGGGCGTGCTCAACCCCGGCAAGATCGTCGACGCACCGAAGATGGACGATCGTTCGCTATTCCGCTTCAAGCCTGAGTATCGCGTCGCTGAGCTCAAGACAAAACTCGACTGGTCCGCTTATCCCGGGGCCGGCGGCGGCTTTCAGGGCGCGGTCGAGATGTGCAACAACAACGGCGCCTGCCGCAAGCTCGAGGGCGGCGTGATGTGTCCGTCCTACCGCGCGACGCGCAACGAGAAGGACGTGACGCGGGGTCGCGCCAACACGCTGCGGCTCGCGATCTCCGGTCAGCTCGGCGCGGGCGCACTTTCTTCCGACGAGATGATGGAGACGCTAAAGCTCTGCGTGTCCTGCAAGGCCTGCCGCCACGAATGCCCAACCGGCGTCGACATGGCCAAGATGAAGATCGAGGTGCTCGCCGCGCGCGCGGCTTCGCATGGCCTGACCTTGCGCGACCGGCTGGTCGGCTACCTCCCGCGCTATGCCGGCCTCGCATCGCGCTTTGCGCCCCTGGCGAATTGGCGCAACCGCAGCCCGCTGCTGCGAAAGCTGTTAGAGCGCTTTGCCGGCATCAGCGCGCGGCGGGCGCTCCCCGCGTTCCGCAGCGACGTGTTCGTGCCGCCGGCCGAGTCGGTCGGGCTGGAAGCGGGCCGCGAGGTCGTGCTATTCGCCGACACCTTCAACCGCATTTATGAGCGCGAAAACCTCGAGGCGGCCCTGCGCGTACTTGCGGCCGGTGGCTATCGCGTGCATTTGCCGAAACCCGCAAGCGGTAGCCGTCCGCTGTGCTGCGGCCGCACCTTCCTGTCCGCCGGTCTCGTCGACGAAGCCAGGTCCGAACTCGATCGTCTCGTCGCCGCATTCGCGCCCTTCGCCACGCGCGGCGTCCCGATCGTCGGGCTCGAGCCGAGCTGTCTTTTGACCCTGCGCGACGAGCTCGCCTCGCTGCGCAAGGACGACGACGCCAAGGCCGTCGGCGCCCATGCGCTGACCTTCGAGGAATTCCTGGCGCGCGAGGCCGAGGCGGGCCGGCTGCAATTGCCTCTCGGCGCGATCGCCGACAAAGCCCTGGTGCACGGCCATTGCCATCAAAAATCCTTCGGCGCGTTCAAGCCGGTCGAGCAGGTGCTGCGCCTCATCCCTCGCCTTGAGGTCGAGACCATCGAGTCGAGCTGCTGCGGCATGGCCGGCGCCTTCGGTTATGGCGCAGACACCTACGATGCCTCGATCGAGATGGCGGAGCTGTCGCTATTGCCCGCCGTGCGGCGCGCGGACCAGAAGACAGTCGTCGTCGCCGACGGCACCTCCTGCCGGCACCAGATCCACGACGGCGCCCAGCGCGAAGCCCTTCACGTAGCGCGCGTGCTGGCGCTGAGCCTCGATCGTGCGAAGACCCAATCCACAACCCCTCCCATTGCAAAGGAAACCAGCCATGGCTGA
- a CDS encoding 2-hydroxycarboxylate transporter family protein, whose amino-acid sequence MADTTYRVADTAEQSALKGIAAISIGPLPIGIYLAAVFVSGVAVYNGKLPNDVIGGLSVLMLLGFLLGKLGRTIPVLKQIGGTAILCLFIPSALVNYGLIPDAALKAITTTFRTANFQYFFIACLVAGSILGMPHRVLIQGFIRMFVPLSVGTVAAVSAGIAVGLLFGHSPKDTFFFIIIPIIGGGLAEGVLPLSIAYSEILQRQQSELVAQMVPAALLGNVVAIVSAGLLARLGEKRRDLSGRGTLVKIGDDDLLGEAQPDRPIDLSLLGAGIVLSCGLFVFGVILAPYAGIPGPIMMIIAAIVLKLTRILPNEMELGAYQINKFMSTNLTFAILVAMGTLLVSWQQLIASFNPGYIGICTATVLTMILSGFFVGKWLNMYPVEAAIVTACHSGLGGTGDVAILGAADRMNLMAFAQIATRVGGAIMIVVATLLMKWMF is encoded by the coding sequence TTGGCTGACACCACATATCGCGTGGCGGACACGGCGGAACAATCGGCGCTCAAAGGAATTGCCGCGATCAGCATCGGCCCGCTGCCGATCGGGATCTATCTGGCTGCGGTATTTGTCTCGGGGGTGGCAGTTTACAACGGAAAATTGCCAAACGACGTGATCGGGGGACTCTCGGTTCTGATGCTGCTCGGGTTTTTGCTGGGCAAGCTGGGGCGAACGATCCCCGTCCTGAAGCAGATTGGCGGCACCGCAATCCTTTGCCTTTTCATCCCGTCGGCTCTGGTCAATTACGGCCTGATACCGGACGCCGCCTTGAAAGCCATCACGACAACTTTCCGCACGGCCAATTTTCAGTACTTCTTTATCGCTTGCCTCGTCGCAGGCTCGATCCTCGGGATGCCTCATCGCGTGTTGATTCAGGGCTTTATTCGAATGTTCGTCCCGCTTTCGGTCGGCACAGTTGCGGCGGTTTCCGCTGGCATTGCTGTCGGATTACTGTTCGGTCACAGCCCGAAGGACACGTTCTTTTTCATCATAATCCCGATCATCGGCGGCGGCCTCGCTGAAGGTGTGTTGCCCCTTTCCATCGCGTATTCAGAAATATTGCAGCGGCAGCAATCCGAACTGGTCGCGCAAATGGTGCCGGCGGCGCTGCTCGGAAACGTTGTTGCGATTGTCAGTGCCGGGTTGTTAGCACGGCTCGGTGAGAAACGCCGTGATCTTAGTGGTCGAGGAACGCTGGTCAAGATCGGGGACGACGACCTTCTCGGCGAGGCGCAGCCGGATCGTCCAATCGATCTCTCTCTGCTCGGCGCGGGTATCGTGTTGTCGTGCGGCTTGTTTGTTTTTGGCGTCATTTTGGCCCCCTACGCGGGCATCCCTGGGCCGATCATGATGATTATTGCTGCCATTGTCCTGAAGCTGACCCGGATATTGCCGAACGAGATGGAACTTGGCGCCTATCAAATCAACAAGTTCATGTCGACAAACCTGACGTTCGCAATCTTGGTCGCGATGGGAACGCTACTCGTCTCTTGGCAACAGCTCATCGCATCGTTCAATCCCGGATATATCGGGATTTGCACGGCGACCGTTCTGACGATGATCTTGTCTGGCTTCTTCGTCGGCAAATGGTTGAACATGTACCCGGTGGAGGCGGCGATCGTGACCGCGTGCCATTCCGGACTTGGCGGCACTGGAGATGTCGCGATCCTCGGCGCAGCCGATCGAATGAACCTGATGGCATTCGCTCAGATTGCCACACGTGTCGGAGGAGCAATCATGATCGTTGTGGCGACACTATTGATGAAGTGGATGTTCTGA
- the leuD gene encoding 3-isopropylmalate dehydratase small subunit has protein sequence MIPFDRVTGAAAPMMAPNIDTDVIMPKMFLKRIDRSGLGEGAFNLLRFREGKPNPDFILNREGYRGARFLVVGPNFGCGSSREHAVWGLQQLGIRALIGTSFAGIFNDNCDNNGLLTISVEEILANELASIVSEAACNGLSIDLAQQSIQLDRGARSITFDIEQAKKEAFLTGRDFVGSTLLFAHDIRSFEARHRAANPWMFDRDGI, from the coding sequence ATGATCCCGTTCGATCGCGTCACGGGCGCGGCCGCGCCGATGATGGCGCCAAACATCGACACCGACGTGATCATGCCAAAGATGTTTCTCAAGCGCATCGACCGCAGCGGGCTTGGCGAGGGCGCTTTCAACCTGCTTCGCTTCAGGGAGGGAAAACCCAATCCAGATTTTATCCTGAACCGGGAGGGCTACCGCGGGGCGCGCTTCCTGGTCGTTGGCCCGAACTTCGGTTGCGGGTCAAGTCGGGAGCATGCGGTCTGGGGGCTGCAGCAACTCGGCATTCGCGCCCTGATCGGCACTAGCTTTGCGGGCATTTTCAACGACAACTGCGACAACAACGGGCTTCTGACGATCAGTGTCGAAGAGATACTTGCGAATGAACTCGCCTCCATCGTCAGCGAGGCCGCTTGCAACGGTCTCTCGATCGATCTCGCGCAACAATCGATCCAACTCGATCGGGGTGCCCGCAGTATCACCTTCGATATCGAGCAGGCGAAGAAGGAAGCGTTTTTGACGGGCCGCGACTTCGTCGGCTCCACACTGCTATTCGCCCACGACATCCGCTCCTTCGAAGCTCGGCATCGCGCGGCAAATCCTTGGATGTTTGACCGGGATGGCATCTGA
- a CDS encoding heme-binding protein codes for MADLTLDTARKILDAAFAKSAELKLKPLVVTILDARGVLKIAAAQDGTSLMRAEIAHGKAYGALALGMGSRALFQRAQEQAYFIDAVNTMAKGALVPVPGGVLIMDGTTLLGAVGVSGDTSDNDEACALAGIQAAGLKANAG; via the coding sequence ATGGCTGACCTCACCCTCGACACCGCTCGCAAGATCCTCGACGCCGCCTTCGCGAAATCCGCGGAGCTGAAGCTGAAGCCGCTGGTCGTCACCATCCTGGACGCCCGCGGGGTGCTCAAGATCGCCGCGGCGCAGGACGGCACCAGCCTGATGCGCGCCGAGATCGCGCACGGCAAGGCCTACGGCGCGCTCGCATTGGGCATGGGCTCACGCGCCCTCTTCCAGCGCGCGCAGGAGCAGGCCTATTTCATCGACGCCGTGAACACCATGGCCAAGGGCGCGCTGGTGCCGGTGCCCGGCGGCGTGCTGATCATGGACGGCACGACGCTGCTCGGCGCCGTCGGCGTCTCCGGCGACACCTCCGACAATGACGAGGCGTGCGCCTTGGCCGGCATCCAGGCCGCGGGGTTGAAGGCCAACGCGGGATAG
- the leuC gene encoding 3-isopropylmalate dehydratase large subunit → MTARTLYDKLVDAHVVRKLDDSGLVLLYVDRTVLNEYTSPQAFAGLRAAGRKVWKPSAALMVVDHVNPTAEHRTRDIADHDAARQVKFFADNARDFGIEYFDILDPRQGIEHVVAPEQGLVMPGMVVAAGDSHSTAYGAFGALGYGIGTSDIEHYLATSTVRYRRLKTMRIALTGHAPLGVTPKDIVMDIVRRIGADGATGYAVEFSGPAASDMSVEGRIVLCIMIVEAGARGVVIAPDWKVLEYLRDRPRSPKGEMWKRAAKCWLNLGSDPDARFDREVALDVADVSPLVTWGTSPDQAIAVTDNVPDPGGQGSPGRKAAAVRALHYMGLTPGTPIQSVAIDFAFIGSCTNSRIEDLRDAAEIFRGRHVAHGVRAIVVPGSTQVRAQAEAEGIAKVFTDAGVEWRQSGCSMCLAMNDDVLKPDERCASSTNRNFEGRQGPGVRTHLMSPAMVAAAAVTGRITDVRRLLGEPRR, encoded by the coding sequence ATGACCGCGCGTACGCTCTACGACAAGCTGGTCGATGCGCACGTGGTGCGGAAGCTCGACGATTCTGGCCTCGTGCTGCTTTACGTAGACCGTACGGTGCTCAACGAATACACCAGTCCGCAGGCATTTGCCGGATTGCGCGCAGCAGGACGCAAGGTCTGGAAGCCGTCTGCGGCGCTGATGGTCGTGGATCATGTCAATCCAACCGCCGAGCACCGTACCCGTGACATTGCAGACCACGACGCAGCACGACAAGTCAAATTCTTCGCGGACAATGCCAGGGATTTCGGCATTGAGTATTTCGACATTCTCGATCCGCGCCAGGGCATCGAGCATGTGGTTGCGCCCGAGCAGGGCTTGGTGATGCCGGGCATGGTAGTCGCCGCCGGCGACAGCCACAGTACGGCGTACGGCGCATTCGGCGCGCTCGGCTACGGCATCGGAACCTCGGATATCGAGCACTATCTTGCGACCTCCACGGTCCGCTATCGCCGTCTCAAGACCATGCGGATCGCGTTGACCGGACACGCGCCGCTCGGGGTAACCCCAAAGGATATCGTGATGGACATCGTCCGCCGTATCGGCGCGGACGGCGCCACGGGCTATGCGGTGGAATTCAGTGGTCCTGCTGCGTCAGACATGAGCGTCGAGGGGCGGATCGTGCTGTGTATTATGATTGTGGAAGCGGGGGCGCGGGGCGTCGTGATCGCCCCTGACTGGAAGGTGCTGGAGTATTTGCGGGACCGCCCGCGTTCTCCGAAGGGCGAAATGTGGAAGCGCGCCGCAAAGTGCTGGTTGAACCTAGGCTCCGACCCGGACGCCCGGTTCGATCGCGAGGTAGCGCTCGACGTCGCCGATGTGTCGCCATTGGTGACATGGGGCACCAGCCCGGATCAGGCGATTGCGGTAACCGACAATGTCCCCGATCCCGGGGGCCAGGGCTCACCTGGCCGCAAGGCGGCGGCAGTACGCGCGCTTCACTACATGGGCCTGACGCCCGGGACTCCCATACAGTCCGTCGCGATCGATTTCGCGTTCATCGGATCATGCACGAATTCGCGGATCGAAGATCTTCGGGATGCCGCCGAGATTTTCAGGGGCCGTCACGTCGCGCATGGCGTCCGCGCCATCGTGGTTCCCGGCTCCACGCAGGTCAGGGCACAGGCCGAGGCGGAAGGGATTGCAAAGGTGTTCACCGACGCCGGTGTCGAGTGGCGGCAGTCCGGCTGCTCTATGTGCCTCGCGATGAATGACGATGTGCTGAAGCCGGATGAACGCTGCGCTTCATCCACCAATCGCAACTTCGAAGGCCGTCAGGGGCCGGGGGTGCGAACCCACCTGATGAGCCCCGCCATGGTCGCCGCCGCGGCGGTGACCGGACGCATCACCGATGTACGCCGGCTGCTTGGGGAGCCGCGCCGATGA
- a CDS encoding DUF2274 domain-containing protein: MAKLKIGTLPDDKPVKLNLELPASVHRDLVAYANALARESGQPINDPAKLVAPMLARFMATDRGFTKLRRASQSGAGGG; encoded by the coding sequence ATGGCCAAGCTCAAGATTGGAACGCTTCCCGACGACAAGCCTGTCAAGCTCAATCTCGAATTGCCAGCTTCAGTGCATCGAGATTTGGTTGCCTATGCGAATGCCCTCGCGAGGGAATCTGGCCAACCCATCAATGATCCGGCCAAGCTTGTCGCACCTATGCTGGCACGGTTCATGGCCACGGATCGAGGATTTACGAAGTTACGGCGCGCGTCTCAGTCTGGAGCCGGAGGGGGATAG
- a CDS encoding LysR family transcriptional regulator, whose protein sequence is MEINLLHDFIAVAATRSFSRAAEQRNSSQPALSRRIQTLELWTGTPLFDRTTHTVSLTSAGEVFLQTAEDILRRLAAGRLEAQERARGASDVLKFASTNALSLTFFPDWLRRVETKLSFVPNVQLVANHMDACERTLLAGEAHFLLCHHHPSAATALMPSHFRSLHVGNDRLIPASVPLSGRSRKPRFKLPGTENAPVQFLSFRPESGMGKILEAVLATSPMKAHLRTTFTSHLAKLLVTMVQAGRGMAWLPESLIADQLASGDLVAAGGQEWHIPIEIHVFRPKFRLAQAPESFWQHVLKTLDHGGATPVRTRTSGTRRNSKTPI, encoded by the coding sequence ATGGAGATAAATTTGCTGCACGACTTCATCGCGGTCGCCGCCACGCGCAGCTTTTCGCGTGCGGCCGAGCAGAGAAATTCCTCCCAGCCGGCCCTGAGCCGCCGGATCCAAACGCTTGAATTGTGGACTGGAACGCCACTGTTCGACCGAACCACGCACACCGTCAGTCTGACCTCGGCCGGCGAGGTTTTCCTGCAGACCGCCGAGGATATTTTGCGCCGGCTTGCCGCCGGGCGCCTCGAAGCCCAGGAGCGGGCCCGCGGCGCTTCGGACGTCCTGAAGTTTGCGTCAACCAATGCGCTGTCGCTGACGTTTTTTCCGGATTGGCTCCGCCGTGTCGAAACCAAGCTTTCGTTCGTGCCGAATGTGCAGCTTGTCGCCAACCACATGGATGCCTGCGAACGAACGCTCCTCGCGGGCGAGGCCCATTTTCTGCTTTGTCACCATCACCCATCCGCCGCGACCGCATTGATGCCGTCGCATTTCCGCTCGCTTCATGTCGGTAACGACCGCTTGATCCCCGCTTCGGTGCCGCTATCGGGGCGAAGCCGGAAACCCCGCTTCAAGCTTCCGGGGACGGAAAATGCGCCGGTGCAGTTTCTCAGCTTCCGTCCGGAATCAGGTATGGGAAAGATTCTCGAAGCGGTCCTTGCGACCTCGCCTATGAAGGCGCATCTGCGCACCACGTTTACTTCGCATTTGGCCAAGCTACTGGTGACAATGGTGCAGGCCGGCCGAGGCATGGCATGGTTGCCCGAAAGCTTGATCGCCGATCAGCTTGCCTCGGGTGACCTAGTCGCGGCAGGCGGCCAGGAATGGCATATCCCAATCGAGATCCACGTCTTTAGACCTAAGTTTCGCCTGGCGCAGGCCCCCGAGTCATTCTGGCAACATGTCCTGAAGACTTTGGACCATGGCGGAGCCACGCCAGTACGCACTCGCACCTCGGGCACCCGGCGCAATAGCAAGACACCGATTTAG
- a CDS encoding LysR family transcriptional regulator yields MNHRKTTRTLRPTQAARIELHHLRSAIAAADHGSFRAAAESTAVRHSALSRSVKSFEHLLGATLFIRSSAGLRATSTGRNVLRIAKLILEQVEVLATMGDPSAEAGGGKLSIGFYTSMSAGNLRASLLEFKRRFPEIELATAERSRTRLIHALRTGTLDAIIMTGAIPFPADEKLSLWSERILVSVPEGHRLADREAVFWTDLRDETLILSHYDPGAEFEDLLISKLVSLEHRPRIERHDVSRGIIKSLVSMGLGLSLVTESDVGAKFAGLIYRELRDGSGPSRIGFSASWRRDNENIALKHFLALLTERYPPPAPD; encoded by the coding sequence ATGAACCATAGGAAGACAACGCGAACATTGAGGCCTACCCAAGCGGCTCGAATTGAACTGCATCATCTGCGCTCCGCCATTGCGGCAGCCGACCATGGAAGCTTTCGTGCAGCTGCGGAAAGTACTGCAGTGCGCCATTCCGCGCTAAGTCGATCTGTCAAAAGCTTCGAACATCTCCTTGGCGCCACACTTTTTATACGATCAAGCGCAGGACTTAGGGCCACGTCCACGGGACGAAATGTCCTTCGCATAGCCAAGTTAATCCTGGAGCAAGTGGAAGTACTTGCGACAATGGGGGATCCCAGCGCCGAAGCGGGTGGAGGAAAGCTTTCCATCGGTTTCTATACTTCGATGTCTGCGGGCAATTTGAGGGCAAGTTTGCTCGAATTCAAAAGACGCTTCCCGGAAATCGAACTCGCGACCGCCGAGCGTTCCCGAACACGTCTCATACATGCATTGAGGACTGGGACTCTTGACGCAATCATTATGACGGGAGCGATTCCGTTTCCCGCGGATGAGAAATTATCACTCTGGAGCGAACGTATCTTGGTCTCGGTTCCTGAGGGACATCGGCTCGCTGACCGAGAGGCCGTCTTCTGGACCGACTTGCGCGACGAAACACTTATATTGAGCCACTACGATCCTGGCGCGGAATTTGAGGATTTACTCATCTCAAAGCTTGTGTCGCTGGAGCACCGTCCGAGGATTGAACGGCATGACGTTAGCCGTGGGATTATTAAGAGTCTCGTCAGCATGGGCTTGGGTTTGAGTCTCGTAACGGAATCGGATGTCGGCGCTAAATTTGCAGGCTTGATCTATCGTGAGCTGCGAGATGGATCGGGGCCAAGCCGCATCGGCTTTTCAGCGAGCTGGAGGCGCGACAACGAAAATATCGCGCTCAAACACTTTCTCGCGCTTCTGACCGAACGCTATCCCCCTCCGGCTCCAGACTGA